Proteins co-encoded in one Arachis stenosperma cultivar V10309 chromosome 7, arast.V10309.gnm1.PFL2, whole genome shotgun sequence genomic window:
- the LOC130942038 gene encoding protein CHUP1, chloroplastic isoform X1 — MAMFLMRKGEKMLKEESESEIFSPKKKITEVQMSKNELLEKENLELKQEVARLKSLIVSLKAHNVERKSMLWKKIHKSIDDSNSDSQLHKAAVMAEKCPENQNVLTNQEFKDSQKEGSVTKVPNPPPSPPSFLLPSHNKLHPGAPPPPPPALLKSSMGLKAVRRVPEVIELYRSLTRKEANTENRINLNGGIPALAFTRNMIEEIENRSSYLSAIKCEVQRQGKFVNLLIKEVESTSFSDISEVEAFIRWLDGELSSLVDERSVLKHFPQWPEQKVDALREAACNYRDLKSLELEVSCYEENPKEALPQALKRIHALQDRLETSVSAKERTREITTNKYRNFHIPWDWMMDTGLVGQMKLSSLRLAKEFMKRVTKELESREALQEDNLLLQGVKFAFRVHQFAGGFDPETTQAFQELKRVGGVQRSYSNIIKCTKFDKSCQKLM; from the exons ATGGCTATGTTTCTGATGAGGAAAGGAGAGAAAATGTTGAAAGAAGAGAGTGAGTCTGAGATCTTTTCACCAAAGAAGAAAATAACTGAAGTTCAAATGTCAAAGAATGAGTTACTCGAGAAAGAAAACCTGGAGCTCAAGCAAGAAGTGGCGCGCTTGAAGTCGCTGATAGTTTCGCTGAAAGCACACAACGTGGAGAGAAAATCCATGCTGTGGAAGAAGATTCATAAGTCAATCGACGACAGCAATTCAGATTCACAGCTACACAAAGCAGCCGTTATGGCAGAAAAGTGTCCTGAAAACCAGAATGTGCTTACAAATCAAGAATTCAAAGATTCACAAAAGGAGGGTTCTGTAACAAAGGTACCAAATCCGCCGCCAAGTCCGCCTTCATTCCTTCTTCCTTCGCATAACAAATTGCATCCCGGAGCGCCGCCTCCGCCTCCTCCGGCTCTGCTAAAATCATCCATGGGATTGAAGGCGGTGCGACGTGTTCCAGAAGTCATCGAGCTCTATCGTTCCCTAACGAGGAAGGAAGCCAACACGGAAAACAGAATAAACCTTAATGGAGGAATCCCTGCACTAGCATTCACCAGAAACATGATTGAAGAAATCGAAAACCGCTCGTCTTACCTGTCCGCT ATAAAATGTGAAGTTCAAAGACAAGGCAAGTTCGTGAATTTGTTAATCAAAGAGGTGGAATCGACGTCGTTTTCGGATATTTCAGAGGTGGAGGCATTCATCAGGTGGCTGGACGGAGAACTGTCTTCATTGGTGGATGAAAGATCAGTGCTGAAGCATTTTCCACAATGGCCGGAACAAAAAGTTGATGCGCTTCGCGAAGCGGCTTGTAACTACCGAGATCTGAAGAGTCTTGAATTGGAAGTTTCATGTTATGAGGAGAATCCGAAAGAGGCTCTGCCTCAGGCTTTGAAGAGGATTCATGCGTTGCAAGACAG GTTGGAGACTAGTGTTAGTGCTAAAGAAAGAACAAGGGAGATTACTACCAACAAGTACAGGAATTTTCATATCCCGTGGGACTGGATGATGGACACAGGCCTCGTTGGTCAG ATGAAGCTAAGTTCATTGAGGTTGGCAAAAGAATTCATGAAAAGAGTGACTAAGGAATTGGAGTCTCGTGAAGCATTGCAAGAAGATAACCTCTTACTACAAGGAGTAAAATTTGCATTCCGGGTACACCAG TTTGCAGGTGGCTTTGATCCGGAGACCACACAAGCATTTCAAGAATTGAAGAGGGTTGGTGGTGTTCAGCGAAGCTATAGCAACATTATCAAATGCACTAAATTTGACAAAAGTTGTCAGAAACTTATGTAG
- the LOC130942038 gene encoding protein CHUP1, chloroplastic isoform X2 produces MAMFLMRKGEKMLKEESESEIFSPKKKITEVQMSKNELLEKENLELKQEVARLKSLIVSLKAHNVERKSMLWKKIHKSIDDSNSDSQLHKAAVMAEKCPENQNVLTNQEFKDSQKEGSVTKVPNPPPSPPSFLLPSHNKLHPGAPPPPPPALLKSSMGLKAVRRVPEVIELYRSLTRKEANTENRINLNGGIPALAFTRNMIEEIENRSSYLSAIKCEVQRQGKFVNLLIKEVESTSFSDISEVEAFIRWLDGELSSLVDERSVLKHFPQWPEQKVDALREAACNYRDLKSLELEVSCYEENPKEALPQALKRIHALQDRLETSVSAKERTREITTNKYRNFHIPWDWMMDTGLVGQMKLSSLRLAKEFMKRVTKELESREALQEDNLLLQGVKFAFRVHQLPWHFSLQVALIRRPHKHFKN; encoded by the exons ATGGCTATGTTTCTGATGAGGAAAGGAGAGAAAATGTTGAAAGAAGAGAGTGAGTCTGAGATCTTTTCACCAAAGAAGAAAATAACTGAAGTTCAAATGTCAAAGAATGAGTTACTCGAGAAAGAAAACCTGGAGCTCAAGCAAGAAGTGGCGCGCTTGAAGTCGCTGATAGTTTCGCTGAAAGCACACAACGTGGAGAGAAAATCCATGCTGTGGAAGAAGATTCATAAGTCAATCGACGACAGCAATTCAGATTCACAGCTACACAAAGCAGCCGTTATGGCAGAAAAGTGTCCTGAAAACCAGAATGTGCTTACAAATCAAGAATTCAAAGATTCACAAAAGGAGGGTTCTGTAACAAAGGTACCAAATCCGCCGCCAAGTCCGCCTTCATTCCTTCTTCCTTCGCATAACAAATTGCATCCCGGAGCGCCGCCTCCGCCTCCTCCGGCTCTGCTAAAATCATCCATGGGATTGAAGGCGGTGCGACGTGTTCCAGAAGTCATCGAGCTCTATCGTTCCCTAACGAGGAAGGAAGCCAACACGGAAAACAGAATAAACCTTAATGGAGGAATCCCTGCACTAGCATTCACCAGAAACATGATTGAAGAAATCGAAAACCGCTCGTCTTACCTGTCCGCT ATAAAATGTGAAGTTCAAAGACAAGGCAAGTTCGTGAATTTGTTAATCAAAGAGGTGGAATCGACGTCGTTTTCGGATATTTCAGAGGTGGAGGCATTCATCAGGTGGCTGGACGGAGAACTGTCTTCATTGGTGGATGAAAGATCAGTGCTGAAGCATTTTCCACAATGGCCGGAACAAAAAGTTGATGCGCTTCGCGAAGCGGCTTGTAACTACCGAGATCTGAAGAGTCTTGAATTGGAAGTTTCATGTTATGAGGAGAATCCGAAAGAGGCTCTGCCTCAGGCTTTGAAGAGGATTCATGCGTTGCAAGACAG GTTGGAGACTAGTGTTAGTGCTAAAGAAAGAACAAGGGAGATTACTACCAACAAGTACAGGAATTTTCATATCCCGTGGGACTGGATGATGGACACAGGCCTCGTTGGTCAG ATGAAGCTAAGTTCATTGAGGTTGGCAAAAGAATTCATGAAAAGAGTGACTAAGGAATTGGAGTCTCGTGAAGCATTGCAAGAAGATAACCTCTTACTACAAGGAGTAAAATTTGCATTCCGGGTACACCAG CTGCCATGGCATTTCAGTTTGCAGGTGGCTTTGATCCGGAGACCACACAAGCATTTCAAGAATTGA